The following coding sequences are from one Coleofasciculus chthonoplastes PCC 7420 window:
- the thiL gene encoding thiamine-phosphate kinase, with product MSNDVIRDIGEQGVLKRLQRFCPSDIVGDDAAIMPNPEPGQLLVVTTDVLVDGIHFSDRTTSAEDVGWRAVAANLSDLAAMGSSPLGITVGLSLPGDVAVSWVERLYQGMSECLQPYNTPIVGGDVCQSPVITVSITAFGQVLPQRVMRRSNAKVGDAIVVTGVHGGSRVGLELLLNPEFGKDLNEKERSRLIQAHQRPKPRLDILPQLWDSLASQSPIPLTAMDSSDGLADAIAQICRASGVGAVVERDAIPIPSVLPQLTSPEQVWDWVLYGGEDFELVLCLSEPLAQVFVEKFAAGSAIIGYITSGRSVCLRDSTGKYADELLTLSRGFQHF from the coding sequence ATGAGCAATGATGTAATTAGAGATATTGGAGAACAGGGTGTTTTAAAACGATTACAGCGCTTTTGTCCCTCAGATATTGTGGGTGATGATGCGGCGATTATGCCAAATCCAGAACCGGGGCAATTATTAGTGGTGACAACCGATGTTTTAGTAGATGGAATTCATTTTAGCGATCGCACGACGTCGGCGGAAGATGTGGGTTGGCGTGCGGTGGCGGCAAATTTATCGGATTTAGCAGCAATGGGTTCATCGCCTCTGGGGATTACGGTTGGCTTGAGTCTTCCGGGTGATGTGGCGGTGAGTTGGGTTGAACGACTCTATCAAGGTATGTCTGAGTGTTTACAGCCGTATAATACGCCCATTGTCGGGGGTGATGTTTGTCAGTCTCCGGTGATTACGGTATCGATTACTGCATTTGGTCAAGTCTTACCCCAGCGCGTCATGCGGCGTTCTAATGCTAAAGTCGGCGATGCGATTGTGGTGACAGGAGTTCATGGTGGATCACGAGTTGGGTTGGAATTGTTACTTAATCCGGAATTCGGCAAAGACTTGAATGAAAAAGAGCGATCGCGTCTCATCCAAGCTCACCAACGCCCTAAACCAAGACTAGATATCTTACCTCAACTCTGGGACAGTCTAGCCTCCCAATCTCCAATCCCCCTAACCGCAATGGATAGCAGTGATGGACTAGCGGATGCGATCGCCCAAATCTGTCGAGCGAGTGGGGTGGGGGCTGTGGTGGAACGGGATGCGATTCCTATCCCCTCCGTATTACCTCAGCTAACGTCTCCAGAACAAGTTTGGGATTGGGTTTTGTATGGGGGTGAAGACTTTGAACTGGTGTTATGTTTGTCTGAACCATTGGCTCAGGTATTTGTCGAAAAATTTGCAGCCGGATCAGCCATTATTGGTTACATTACATCCGGTAGGTCGGTTTGTCTCCGGGATAGTACAGGAAAGTATGCGGATGAATTATTAACCCTAAGTCGAGGATTTCAGCATTTTTGA
- the cobA gene encoding uroporphyrinogen-III C-methyltransferase has product MIHPNPAKNLGSRRPLGKVYLVGAGPGSMAYLTLRGQQLLHQAEVLVYDALVDTQLLQLVPANCRQFDVGKRGGRPSTSQAEINQLLVEQCQQGKQVARLKSGDPFIFGRATSEIQALSDADCAFEVVPGISSALAAPLLANIPLTDAVLSRCFTVLTAHQPEALDWEALARIDTLAILMGGRHLATIVQQLQRYGKSYQTPVAVIRACGQTQQQVWVGTLSSIVKQTAGVSLSPVVIVVGEVVGLRDYLRSHQQLPVEFTPKQETIGEDINKRSFPQMLQGQTILVTRSAQQSSTFRDLLEKEGATVIEMPALVITPPSSWDALDQAITNLSDFDWLILTSSNGVKYFFERLLTLGKDSRALSGVKIAVVGKKTAASLKERGLHPDFIPPDFVADSLVEHFPEPLAEQTILFPRVETGGREVLVKDLTAQGATIVEVAAYQSTCPGEIAPPAAAALQNHTVNIITFASSKTVKNFRKLLDKNSNHPLSLLENVCIASIGPETSKTCQQLLGRVDVEAQQYTLEGLTQAIVQWVNQT; this is encoded by the coding sequence ATGATTCACCCCAATCCTGCTAAAAATCTGGGTTCTCGACGCCCTTTGGGTAAAGTTTATCTCGTCGGTGCTGGACCCGGAAGTATGGCATACCTCACCCTACGCGGGCAACAACTTCTCCATCAAGCGGAGGTATTAGTCTATGACGCTTTAGTAGACACCCAACTTTTACAACTAGTCCCCGCAAATTGCCGCCAGTTTGATGTGGGAAAGCGGGGGGGGCGTCCCTCAACTTCGCAAGCAGAGATTAATCAATTGTTGGTTGAACAATGCCAACAAGGAAAGCAAGTCGCCCGTTTAAAAAGTGGTGATCCCTTTATCTTTGGTCGGGCTACATCGGAAATTCAAGCGTTAAGCGATGCCGATTGTGCCTTTGAAGTCGTACCGGGGATTTCCTCTGCCCTAGCTGCACCATTACTGGCAAATATTCCCCTGACTGATGCGGTTTTGAGTCGCTGTTTTACTGTCCTGACGGCGCATCAACCCGAAGCCTTAGACTGGGAAGCATTGGCGCGAATCGATACTCTGGCTATTTTAATGGGTGGGCGTCATTTAGCCACTATCGTTCAGCAGCTACAGCGTTATGGCAAATCCTATCAAACCCCTGTGGCGGTGATTCGGGCTTGTGGACAGACTCAGCAACAGGTTTGGGTAGGAACCCTGTCCAGTATTGTTAAGCAAACGGCGGGTGTCTCCCTGTCTCCGGTGGTGATTGTCGTGGGAGAAGTGGTAGGATTACGAGACTATTTGCGATCGCACCAACAGTTACCCGTTGAGTTTACCCCAAAACAAGAGACAATAGGCGAGGACATTAATAAACGTAGTTTCCCGCAGATGCTTCAGGGTCAAACAATCTTAGTCACTCGTTCGGCGCAACAGTCGAGTACATTTCGGGACTTGTTGGAGAAAGAAGGCGCAACGGTGATTGAAATGCCCGCCTTGGTGATTACACCGCCGTCGAGTTGGGACGCCTTAGATCAAGCCATTACTAATTTATCCGATTTTGATTGGTTAATTCTCACCTCAAGTAACGGCGTCAAGTACTTTTTTGAACGATTGCTGACACTAGGAAAAGATAGTCGTGCGTTATCCGGCGTCAAAATTGCTGTTGTGGGCAAGAAAACGGCGGCTAGTTTAAAGGAACGGGGATTACATCCAGATTTTATTCCCCCAGATTTTGTCGCCGATTCTCTAGTTGAACATTTTCCGGAACCCTTGGCGGAACAAACTATCCTGTTCCCGCGTGTAGAAACTGGGGGACGAGAGGTTTTAGTCAAAGACTTAACTGCCCAGGGTGCTACTATTGTGGAAGTAGCAGCCTATCAGTCAACCTGTCCAGGGGAAATAGCACCCCCAGCTGCGGCAGCGTTGCAAAATCATACCGTCAATATTATTACCTTTGCCAGTTCTAAAACCGTCAAAAATTTTAGGAAGCTTTTGGACAAAAACAGTAATCATCCACTCTCGCTTTTGGAAAATGTCTGTATTGCCTCCATTGGTCCAGAAACCTCTAAAACCTGTCAACAACTCTTAGGACGAGTGGATGTAGAGGCGCAACAGTATACCTTAGAAGGGTTAACCCAAGCCATTGTACAATGGGTAAATCAAACATAA
- a CDS encoding Uma2 family endonuclease → MNTVTLNLDTILLTDEQFYQLCQNNREFNFETTANGELIIMPPVGGESGNREAELIIDLGLWNRQTALGYTFSSSTIFKLPNGAKRSPDAAWIRRERWEALTPEQRRKFPPIAPDFVIELRSATDDLQPLRDKMQEYMDAGVQLAWLINPQQQQVEIYRWGQPVEILNLPTELSGETLLPGFSLTLSAYL, encoded by the coding sequence ATGAATACTGTAACCTTAAATTTAGATACAATTCTTTTAACCGACGAACAGTTCTATCAATTATGTCAAAATAATCGCGAGTTTAACTTTGAAACGACGGCGAATGGAGAATTAATTATTATGCCACCCGTTGGCGGAGAAAGTGGAAATCGAGAAGCTGAATTAATTATCGATTTAGGACTCTGGAACCGACAAACTGCCCTAGGTTATACCTTCAGTTCCTCCACAATATTTAAGTTACCCAATGGCGCGAAACGTTCCCCAGATGCGGCTTGGATTCGCCGAGAACGCTGGGAAGCGCTAACGCCTGAACAACGGCGCAAATTCCCCCCGATTGCACCGGATTTTGTCATCGAATTAAGGTCAGCCACAGACGATTTGCAACCGTTACGTGACAAAATGCAAGAATACATGGATGCTGGGGTGCAATTGGCATGGTTAATTAACCCCCAACAGCAGCAAGTGGAAATTTATCGTTGGGGACAGCCAGTAGAAATACTAAATCTGCCGACAGAATTATCGGGAGAAACCCTATTACCGGGATTTAGCTTAACTTTATCTGCCTATTTATAA
- a CDS encoding Uma2 family endonuclease codes for MNTVTLNLDTIHLTDEQFYQLCQNNREFNFETTANGELIIMPPVGGESGNRESELIADLVIWNRQSALGYTFSSSTIFKLPNGAKRSPDAAWIRRERWEALPPEQRRKFPPIAPDFVIELRSATDDLQRLRDKMQEYMDAGVQLAWLINPQQQQVEIYRWGQPVEIRNLPTELSGETLLPGFSLTLSAYL; via the coding sequence ATGAACACTGTAACCTTAAATTTAGATACCATTCACTTAACCGACGAACAGTTTTATCAATTATGTCAAAATAACCGCGAGTTTAATTTTGAAACAACGGCGAATGGAGAATTAATTATTATGCCACCCGTTGGCGGAGAAAGTGGAAATCGAGAATCTGAACTGATTGCCGATTTGGTCATCTGGAATCGGCAATCTGCCCTAGGTTATACCTTCAGTTCCTCCACAATATTTAAGTTACCCAATGGCGCGAAACGTTCCCCAGATGCCGCTTGGATTCGCCGAGAACGCTGGGAAGCGCTCCCCCCTGAACAACGGCGCAAATTTCCCCCGATTGCACCCGATTTTGTCATCGAATTAAGGTCAGCCACCGACGATTTGCAACGGCTACGTGACAAAATGCAAGAATACATGGATGCTGGGGTACAATTGGCATGGTTAATTAATCCCCAACAACAGCAAGTGGAAATTTATCGCTGGGGACAGCCAGTAGAAATACGAAATCTGCCGACAGAATTATCGGGTGAAACCCTATTACCAGGATTTAGCTTAACTTTATCTGCCTATTTGTAG
- a CDS encoding glycoside hydrolase family 10 protein, whose amino-acid sequence MTASTPRFPDIQNHWARSFIEGLAQAGMISGFPDGRFRPDDPMSRAQFAALLQNAFSKPSKRPNVPFVDVPVKHWAIGAIARAYQTGFMSGYPGNRFRPEASIARVEVLVSLITGLEITTAGLTEVKAALPELYDDFGEIPNYAIDRIAIATNTGMVVNYPQLKRFNPLKAATRADVAAFIYQALVYTGRLDAIGSDYIIVRQKTLKLSHQREFRGVWVATVWNIDWPPQRGLSVAQQQRELLQIIDRMAELQLNALILQVRPTGDAFYASELEPWSEWLTGVQGQAPDPYYDPLEFAIAACHQRNIELHAWFNPYRAKTSSHSSASVAPHISVTHPEYVYKYGNQQWMDPGVKVVQDLTYNVIMDVVRRYDVDGIHLDDYFYPYPIAGEDFPDDKTYNAYQAEGGTLSLSDWRRENVNQMVQRLYKGIQATKKQVKFGISPFGIYRPGQPPQIKGLDQYESLYADPKKWLEAGWIDYIAPQLYWRIDPPAQSYPVLLEWWTDNNPKQRHIYPGNRLSMLDDKDWSFLEYERQVDITRNLAPQLSLGNIFYNMKVFNENRFGVVEKFQSSVYNQPALSPTMSWLSDTPPAIPVRVRVIGNKLIWNAAINAKIRSWTVYQQQGENWTLHKILPEEITEAELAPGTYAVCAVDRLANESLGVVASIQ is encoded by the coding sequence ATGACTGCTTCCACTCCCCGTTTTCCCGATATCCAAAACCACTGGGCGCGTTCTTTTATTGAAGGGTTAGCCCAGGCGGGTATGATTAGTGGCTTTCCGGATGGGCGTTTTCGTCCCGATGATCCCATGAGTCGGGCGCAGTTTGCGGCGTTGTTGCAGAATGCTTTTTCTAAACCGAGTAAACGCCCGAATGTTCCCTTTGTGGATGTTCCTGTCAAACATTGGGCAATTGGGGCGATTGCTAGGGCGTATCAAACTGGGTTTATGTCGGGGTATCCGGGAAATCGGTTTCGCCCAGAGGCGAGTATAGCCAGAGTGGAGGTGTTGGTGTCTCTGATCACGGGATTGGAGATAACTACTGCTGGATTAACGGAAGTGAAAGCCGCCCTACCGGAACTCTATGATGATTTTGGTGAGATTCCCAACTATGCTATTGATCGGATTGCGATCGCAACCAATACGGGAATGGTGGTGAATTATCCCCAGCTTAAGCGCTTCAATCCCCTCAAAGCCGCCACTCGTGCGGATGTTGCGGCGTTTATTTACCAGGCGTTAGTCTATACTGGGAGACTTGACGCCATTGGTTCAGACTATATTATCGTGCGTCAGAAAACTCTGAAACTGAGCCATCAACGGGAGTTTCGCGGGGTGTGGGTGGCGACAGTTTGGAACATCGATTGGCCCCCCCAACGAGGCTTATCGGTTGCCCAACAGCAACGGGAATTGTTACAAATTATTGACCGCATGGCGGAACTTCAGTTAAATGCGTTAATCTTACAAGTTCGACCTACAGGTGATGCGTTTTATGCCTCTGAGTTAGAACCCTGGAGTGAATGGCTTACTGGAGTACAAGGTCAAGCTCCCGATCCTTATTATGACCCTTTAGAGTTTGCGATCGCAGCTTGTCATCAGCGCAATATTGAACTCCACGCCTGGTTTAATCCCTACCGCGCCAAAACCTCTTCCCACAGTTCCGCCAGTGTCGCCCCTCACATTAGCGTCACTCATCCCGAATATGTGTATAAATATGGCAATCAGCAGTGGATGGACCCTGGTGTCAAAGTAGTTCAAGATTTAACCTATAACGTAATCATGGATGTGGTGCGGCGTTACGATGTCGATGGCATTCATTTAGATGATTATTTTTATCCCTATCCCATCGCGGGTGAAGACTTCCCCGATGATAAAACATACAATGCTTATCAAGCCGAAGGTGGTACCCTTAGCCTAAGCGATTGGCGGCGGGAAAATGTCAATCAAATGGTTCAGCGCCTTTATAAAGGGATACAGGCGACAAAAAAACAGGTTAAATTTGGTATTAGTCCCTTTGGCATTTATCGTCCCGGACAACCGCCTCAAATTAAAGGATTAGATCAATACGAATCCCTGTATGCTGACCCGAAAAAATGGTTAGAAGCAGGATGGATTGATTATATCGCCCCGCAATTGTACTGGCGTATTGACCCCCCAGCCCAAAGTTATCCTGTTCTCCTGGAATGGTGGACGGATAATAACCCGAAACAGCGCCATATTTATCCCGGCAATCGGTTAAGTATGTTGGATGATAAAGACTGGTCATTTTTGGAATATGAACGACAAGTTGATATTACCCGCAACCTTGCCCCCCAACTCTCCCTCGGCAATATTTTTTATAACATGAAAGTCTTTAATGAAAATCGTTTTGGAGTCGTTGAAAAGTTCCAATCCTCTGTTTATAATCAACCCGCCTTATCTCCAACCATGTCGTGGTTGAGTGATACACCGCCAGCGATTCCGGTTCGGGTGAGAGTGATTGGAAATAAGCTAATTTGGAATGCAGCGATTAACGCCAAGATTCGCTCTTGGACAGTGTATCAGCAGCAAGGCGAAAACTGGACACTGCACAAAATTTTGCCAGAGGAGATAACCGAGGCAGAATTAGCACCGGGAACCTATGCCGTGTGTGCTGTAGACAGACTAGCGAATGAAAGTTTAGGCGTTGTGGCGTCTATTCAATAA
- a CDS encoding TIGR03032 family protein, with the protein MQSCQGIIFYQLTVNQVASYYLPVMHLTSWLREQNLSLACTTYQTNRLFFISGQANGRLKIHERLFDKPMGLYGLGENLYMISRYQLWHFSNLLRNSEQYRQCDRLYVPRTAYTTGDVNAHEVVVDNSQNIIFVNTDFSCLATLSPDYSFVPLWKPPFISQLVAEDRCHLNGLAMVEGKPKYVTACSTTDTAAGWRNCRTNGGVVIDVERNEIIATGLSMPHSPRWYRQKLWLLNSGTGEFGYIDKGQFVPLTFCPGFMRGLAFSGDYAVVGLSKLRSSSFTGLILEKRLEAQGNTDHCGLLVIDLTTGKIVHWLHIGQTIEELFDVVILPNVRQPEALGLQGDELQRFVTFPNSGGMMTTKPTVKPPSREEMAVPVIGLPKPEQHQQPLPIKYQKVYQLTPTNVLNYDALTYPPLSQQWQKRLPQGELFGISASLNGEIVGFIIAERISAETANIISLIVLPQWRGRGMGTQLLKYLEAELKQQGTQTLTLTYESNVLTQTALEPILQKLNWQPPQPQFGGNQANSQDGELRQTSKQIHHFAVKH; encoded by the coding sequence ATGCAATCTTGTCAAGGCATAATTTTTTATCAGTTAACCGTAAATCAAGTTGCCAGTTATTATTTGCCCGTAATGCATCTAACCTCATGGCTAAGGGAACAGAATTTAAGTCTTGCCTGTACCACCTACCAAACCAATCGTCTGTTCTTTATCAGTGGTCAAGCCAATGGACGACTAAAAATACATGAACGGCTGTTTGATAAGCCGATGGGACTTTATGGGTTGGGAGAAAACCTATACATGATCAGTCGTTACCAACTGTGGCATTTCTCCAATCTGTTGAGGAATAGTGAACAATATCGACAGTGCGATCGCCTTTATGTCCCCCGCACCGCCTACACCACTGGCGATGTTAATGCCCATGAAGTCGTCGTGGACAATTCACAAAACATTATTTTTGTCAATACTGATTTTAGTTGTCTGGCAACCCTAAGCCCCGACTATAGTTTTGTCCCCTTATGGAAACCGCCTTTTATTTCCCAGCTAGTTGCCGAAGATCGTTGTCACCTCAATGGCTTGGCAATGGTGGAAGGAAAACCCAAATATGTCACCGCCTGTAGTACCACCGATACTGCTGCTGGATGGCGAAACTGTCGGACTAATGGCGGGGTAGTCATCGATGTAGAACGCAATGAAATTATTGCCACAGGCTTATCTATGCCCCATTCTCCCCGTTGGTATCGGCAGAAACTCTGGTTACTCAACTCTGGCACCGGGGAATTCGGTTACATCGACAAGGGTCAATTCGTTCCCCTGACATTCTGTCCAGGATTTATGCGCGGGTTAGCCTTTTCGGGGGATTATGCTGTTGTCGGCTTATCGAAATTACGATCAAGCAGTTTCACTGGACTCATCCTAGAAAAACGATTAGAAGCACAGGGAAATACTGATCACTGTGGCTTGCTGGTGATTGATTTAACCACCGGAAAAATCGTTCACTGGCTGCATATTGGACAAACAATTGAAGAACTCTTTGATGTCGTAATTTTGCCCAATGTGCGACAACCAGAAGCCTTGGGATTACAGGGAGATGAACTCCAACGATTCGTCACATTTCCGAATTCTGGGGGAATGATGACCACCAAACCCACCGTAAAACCTCCCAGTCGGGAGGAAATGGCTGTCCCAGTCATCGGTTTACCGAAACCAGAACAACACCAACAACCCTTACCGATTAAATATCAAAAAGTTTACCAACTTACCCCGACTAACGTCCTTAATTATGATGCCCTCACCTATCCTCCCCTGAGTCAACAGTGGCAGAAACGACTCCCCCAAGGAGAATTGTTTGGCATTTCTGCATCCTTAAATGGGGAAATAGTGGGCTTTATTATTGCCGAACGAATTAGTGCGGAAACCGCCAATATTATTTCTTTGATAGTGTTACCCCAGTGGCGAGGACGAGGGATGGGGACTCAATTGTTGAAATATCTCGAAGCCGAATTAAAACAACAAGGCACGCAAACCTTAACCCTAACCTATGAATCCAATGTTCTGACTCAAACAGCCTTAGAACCGATTTTGCAAAAATTAAACTGGCAACCGCCCCAACCCCAATTCGGGGGAAATCAGGCAAACTCCCAAGATGGGGAATTACGCCAAACCAGCAAACAAATTCATCATTTTGCCGTAAAACATTAA